The proteins below come from a single Magallana gigas chromosome 10, xbMagGiga1.1, whole genome shotgun sequence genomic window:
- the LOC105321641 gene encoding rho GTPase-activating protein 23 isoform X3 codes for MVNHMLLAHNKSDGDQTLVSSVISRWPAPKTILIPKTEQGYGFTLRHFIFYPSSATAQQQNLEREQDDGNQGPSYKRKRLSFLDPMDTIFVKNVRTYSPAYDAGLKTGDRVITVNDQSVSQKSYAQVIGLIQQSEGTLKLEVLPKDETDGQEDPCQVAHRSPEQLHQAELCHNDEVDSPASNRKSPFRRFISSDELRERPRSLLAREEIAPKSEDRILLKSMDPQSKLKTSTSYTSGLSVFREPWNSAGNRQKESPSREFLERRQDFEVRAKENNGMPANKAYSYGLFYDKTKSVNDLSTAVPRRQEHVLHPTDSQENISKSNKSETRVIPLENRRSREMIQDKTGYGISSSSRHSFPDSISGRHSASLSTGLQNTSNSKSEYHTSTRQYIPVVSAQPSAAHKMSASVDSLDSSSSYHTPDRNVRTRVYEQPNQGGGRTFIVKIGDRHYEGGVSQGNAQSDVSGNAVKQAPRYGTAFALTRSPMSSNGDQGRVVSQKKFMFENGKSDKAQSKSPVVQERYKTEIDKITSHGKFSSVATRVQSFEKDEPQPSSNIRIHRRSSQDRCVSMPPDSLGQSSHTSQQPYQEQAPIRIYVSQGSGNNPGSPIVEIVPMYPNSSNKTVTTSQEMSPQPIIHIKQSDDVDGAALSCHQEEDTGHPSKPVRKPSFLAAVNGSQQRYSGSRSSSERLSSPEPSSLHHSSPPWDSLNILPPGSFSSESDLSSISHCTGLAFTSTPVREPAKAVLRKKNKILPVTTADDLALPSSPIKDVKSTVVLRRKSETSPEDEAIKLQRRTSYLMATAKDRDSHKLSLDKTHSPSQSQTEIHLQITTPHQKPSMRKLKYFFGEKTPRIIEATERRQDPASPMQEVTKKGALLCKTDLTDGKKASDRSWKPVWVELRGHALYISKEKRDPANLGDRDANELPSSQPIKMSVTNRNLSKSIMIRFQTHTFNFDDQPISIKSCLVDIAHDYTKKKNVFRLKTFNGSEYLFQADENNTMLDWIRSIQSNNNPDADDKGQMETDLILRSRNQIEPPAAGPSLTSVGSTSSLRTSPQVPPKAPKQSSKNKLIRIPHSPSMRKKGKDKTWSLSKFKSFRKGSSATSSAGESESNDMFGVPLECCIPSPNNDFVPMIVDLCTKIVEARGLEVTGVYRVPGNTASVNMMMEELNKGIDNMNVDHEKWCDVNVISSLLKTFFRNLPDPLITSALYQDFIDANRTEDLEMRMLKLKRLIHKLPEHHFETFKHLAEHLNTVASCGHINKMDARNLAIVFGPTLIKKKDDDMTSIVRDMSDQCRIIESVILHNDWFFGSWDQDSYVPLEEGREDDEAPSNPSVSKMSCDDDDNTINPRDIVSSIVQAANQKMRKKSAPTLGEDLNASMTDGGFRERNIDLEIKHRKIKSQAELKARSSPNLPAMAASVPNTRQPTSDGLPERRLAMSHEGIDSSEWDKKDREKEGSSLYPKSRHFSDDSLDPREEYSSQTFSHSTIEALRKIEEEARNLREKEERRQQRDKERWKIERQWQEQSRRESDREKSKSNENLFEFGTIWHSTSDIFNKLAKGESKEVLENRLSTDRNSTASVSDRSESSRKNSTGSSNGGKYFVIQSLGSRSNSRDRLVQSSGDSPVFPSKRASSMERLLESPRKDYLSPPPRNIPGDRGQTKSGGRENREKRRSKKGLSRSDSARRNSLDSLIDIGRRNSHHSSDSEDGSDLLSDLTSTFDQKLQILVNPKYKLSGNVIRSSNEVLDKESAISCLPPQKPLAQAQCNKFGLCSSNDMLEKQYRDPSLHRSPKDAKVGIAYRFERSPLSNAQQMTVSPQNSVDGQTDPNLVSYFPPEDTRTSSTTLLPMSAHVQEIRAISSNMYGSKEFRPSAKSERSEISFPINRQQEKQYWVRYERSASTPKNLESDTYVIRTSSSQKQVFSPPPERRKEKRQKRRHTVGGTDDLEHFKALMTVVHPRSSSGSGSQKVSAWDQLQPAVKDMPQGSARSLLSWLQNERLRGSTPDLSGDQELRPKFF; via the exons AACCTAGAAAGAGAGCAAGATGATGGAAATCAAG GTCCCTCCTACAAGCGAAAACGACTCAGTTTCCTGGATCCAATGGACACCATCTTCGTTAAAAATGTCCGAACTTATAGTCCCGCCTACGACGCAGGCCTAAAGACAGGGGACCGAGTCATCACCGTCAACGACCAATCCGTGTCGCAGAAATCGTACGCTCAGGTGATCGGGCTCATCCAGCAGAGCGAGGGGACGCTCAAACTAGAGGTGCTACCAAAAGACGAGACCGACGGTCAGGAGGATCCTTGTCAAGTT GCTCACAGAAGTCCCGAACAACTTCACCAGGCGGAACTCTGTCACAACGACGAAGTAGACAGTCCCGCCTCTAACAGGAAGTCACCTTTCCGTCGATTCATCTCCAGTGACGAACTACGAGAGAGGCCCAGATCTCTTCTGGCCAGAGAAGAAATAGCTCCAAAGTCCGAGGACAGAATTTTACTGAAAAGCATGGATCCTCAGAGTAAATTAAAAACATCTACGTCGTATACTTCAGGATTGAGTGTTTTTCGCGAGCCATGGAATTCAGCTGGAAATCGTCAGAAGGAGTCTCCATCTCGTGAATTCCTGGAAAGGAGACAAGATTTTGAGGTGAGAGCTAAGGAAAATAACGGAATGCCGGCCAATAAGGCTTATTCTTATGGATTATTTTACGACAAAACGAAAAGTGTGAATGACCTTTCAACGGCGGTTCCGCGGCGCCAGGAGCATGTGCTTCATCCTACGGACTCGCaggaaaatatatcaaaatcaaacaaaagtgAAACAAGGGTGATTCCCCTTGAGAATAGACGATCAAGGGAGATGATTCAGGACAAAACAGGGTATGGTATCTCTTCATCTTCACGGCATAGTTTTCCCGATTCAATCTCAGGTCGTCATTCTGCCTCCCTTTCAACAGGACTTCAAAACACTTCTAATTCGAAGTCGGAATATCATACTTCAACTCGGCAATATATCCCAGTGGTCTCTGCTCAACCGTCTGCCGCACATAAGATGTCCGCTAGCGTGGACAGCTTGGACTCTAGTTCTAGTTACCATACTCCTGACAGAAACGTTCGAACGCGAGTTTACGAACAACCGAACCAAGGGGGTGGACGGACTTTTATCGTGAAGATCGGAGATCGCCATTATGAAGGAGGGGTAAGCCAAGGAAACGCTCAGAGTGATGTGTCCGGAAATGCTGTTAAACAGGCACCTCGGTACGGCACAGCTTTCGCGCTGACACGATCTCCAATGTCAAGCAACGGGGATCAGGGGAGAGTGGTGTCACAGAAGAAATTTATGTTTGAGAATGGCAAAAGTGACAAAGCTCAGAGTAAATCGCCGGTCGTTCAGGAGCGTTACAAAACAGAAATCGATAAAATCACGTCTCACGGAAAGTTCAGCAGTGTGGCAACAAGAGTGCAAAGTTTCGAAAAAGACGAACCGCAACCAAGTTCAAACATTCGAATTCATCGACGTTCATCTCAGGATCGCTGTGTTTCCATGCCACCTGATTCATTAGGCCAATCAAGTCATACATCTCAACAGCCTTATCAGGAACAAGCACCAATCAGAATCTATGTCTCACAGGGCTCTGGGAATAACCCTGGCTCGCCAATCGTTGAAATAGTTCCTATGTACCCAAACAGCAGCAATAAGACTGTCACCACCTCTCAGGAGATGTCTCCACAGCCCATCATCCACATCAAGCAGTCGGATGATGTGGACGGAGCAGCCCTGAGTTGTCATCAGGAGGAAGACACTGGTCATCCATCAAAGCCGGTCCGAAAACCATCATTTCTGGCTGCTGTCAATGGCTCTCAGCAAAGAT ACTCTGGGAGCCGTTCCAGTTCAGAACGCCTGTCCAGTCCGGAACCTTCCTCCCTCCACCATTCCAGCCCACCCTGGGATTCACTAAACATCCTCCCTCCCGGCTCTTTCTCCTCAGAGTCAG ATCTATCATCCATTTCTCATTGCACTGGTTTAGCATTTACTAGTACCCCTGTCAGGGAACCAGCTAAAGCAGTTTTGCGAAAAAAGAacaaaa TACTACCTGTTACGACAGCTGATGACTTGGCCCTTCCAAGTTCACCAATCAAAGACGTCAAATCCACGGTGGTACTACGACGGAAATCAGAAA CTTCTCCTGAAGATGAGGCAATCAAGTTACAGAGGAGAACCTCCTACCTCATGGCAACCGCCAAAGACCGGGACTCTCACAAGCTATCATTGGACAAGACTCATTCACCTAGCCAATCACAGACTGAGATACATTTACA AATCACGACCCCCCATCAGAAACCCTCCATGAGGAAACTGAAATACTTCTTTGGGGAAAAA ACTCCAAGGATTATTGAGGCGACAGAGAGAAGACAGGACCCAGCCAGTCCAATGCAAGAGGTGACCAAGAAAGGCGCACTGTTGTGTAAGACAGATCTTACGGATGGAAAG AAAGCCAGTGACAGGTCCTGGAAACCGGTGTGGGTGGAGCTAAGAGGTCACGCCCTCTACATCTCCAAGGAGAAGAGAGATCCAGCTAAC CTTGGTGACCGTGATGCCAATGAACTTCCCTCTTCCCAGCCAATCAAAATGAGCGTTACAAACAGGAATTTATCCAAATCTATCATGATTCGATTCCAGACTCACACGTTTAACTTCGACGATCAGCCCATCTCCATCAAGTCTTGTTTGGTCGACATTGCACACGATTACACCAAGAAAAAGAACGTGTTCCGACTCAAGACCTTCAATGGCTCCGAATACTTGTTCCAGGCGGACGAAAACAACACCATGCTGGACTGGATCCGGTCCATACAGTCCAACAATAATCCAGATGCTGAT GACAAAGGACAGATGGAAACAGACTTGATTCTACGGAGCAGGAACCAGATCGAGCCCCCTGCTGCGGGCCCCTCTCTTACCTCCGTGGGTTCCACTTCTTCCTTGAGGACTTCCCCTCAGGTGCCCCCTAAGGCCCCCAAACAGAGTAGCAAGAACAAGCTCATCCGCATACCTCACTCCCCCAGTATGAGGAAGAAGGGCAAAG ataagaCCTGGAGTCTATCAAAGTTTAAGAGTTTTCGTAAAGGCAGCAGTGCCACGTCCAGCGCAGGCGAATCAGAGAGCAACGACATGTTTGGTGTTCCCTTGGAGTGTTGTATTCCGTCACCCAACAACGAC TTTGTTCCAATGATCGTTGACCTTTGCACTAAGATCGTTGAGGCGCGGGGGTTAGAGGTCACAGGCGTATACCGTGTCCCTGGAAACACGGCCTCTGTCAACATGATGATGGAAGAGCTCAACAAG GGTATAGACAACATGAATGTGGACCATGAGAAGTGGTGTGATGTCAATGTGATCAGTAGTCTCCTCAAGACCTTCTTCAGGAACCTCCCAGACCCACTCATCACCTCAG CACTCTATCAGGACTTCATTGATGCAAATCGCACAGAGGATCTCGAGATGAGAATGTTGAAGCTGAAGCGACTCATTCACAAACTTCCTGAGCATCACTTTGAGACATTCAAGCACCTCGCTGAGCATCTCAATACTGTGGCCAGTTGTGGACACATCAACAAG ATGGATGCGCGGAACCTAGCCATTGTGTTCGGGCCGACATTGATCAAGAAGAAGGATGATGACATGACCTCCATTGTCAGGGACATGTCGGACCAATGTCGGATCATTGAGAGCGTTATCCTTCAT AATGATTGGTTCTTTGGATCCTGGGACCAGGACAGCTATGTCCCCCTAGAGGAGGGAAGGGAGGACGATGAGGCCCCCAGTAATCCCTCTGTGTCCAAGATGAGTTGTGATGATGATG aTAACACCATCAATCCCCGAGATATTGTGTCCTCCATTGTCCAAGCAGCCAATCAGAAAATGAGAAAGAAATCGGCACCAACACTGGGGGAGGACCTAAATGCCAGCATGACAGACGGAGGTTTCCGAGAAAGAAATATTGACTTGGAAATAAAACATCGAAAAATCAAATCACAGGCCGAATTAAAGGCGCGTAGCAGTCCAAACTTGCCAGCAATGGCTGCAAGTGTGCCTAACACGAGACAACCCACTTCTGATGGGCTACCAGAGCGACGGCTAGCAATGTCTCACGAAGGGATCGATTCTTCTGAGTGGGACAAAAAGGATCGAGAGAAAGAAGGGTCGAGTCTGTATCCCAAGTCTAGACACTTCTCTGACGATTCTCTCGATCCACGTGAAGAGTACAGTAGTCAGACTTTTAGTCACTCAACCATTGAGGCTCTGAGAAAAATTGAGGAAGAGGCAAGGAATTTGAGAGAGAAAGAAGAAAGGAGGCAACAAAGAGACAAAGAGAGGTGGAAGATAGAAAGACAGTGGCAGGAACAGAGTCGCCGGGAGAGTGACAGAGAAAAAAGCAAAAGTAACGagaatttgtttgaatttggAACAATTTGGCATTCCACCTCCgacatttttaataaacttgCGAAAGGAGAATCCAAGGAAGTGCTAGAAAACAGATTATCCACTGATAGAAACTCTACAGCAAGTGTGTCCGATAGGTCGGAAAGTTCTCGGAAAAACAGCACGGGAAGTAGCAATGGGGGGAAATATTTCGTCATACAGAGTTTGGGCTCAAGAAGTAACAGTCGTGACCGATTAGTACAGAGCAGTGGGGATTCTCCAGTCTTTCCTAGTAAGAGGGCAAGTTCAATGGAAAGGCTCCTAGAGTCGCCCAGAAAAGATTACttatccccaccccccagaaaCATTCCTGGAGACAGAGGTCAAACTAAAAGTGGAGGGAGAGAAAACCGTGAAAAACGCCGCTCAAAGAAAGGACTCAGTAGAAGTGATTCTGCAAGGAGGAATTCTCTAGATTCGTTGATCGATATCGGTCGTCGTAACTCCCACCATTCCTCAGACTCCGAAGATGGTTCTGACCTCCTTTCTGATCTCACCTCCACGTTTGATCAGAAACTACAAATTCTTGTGAATCCAAAGTATAAACTGAGCGGAAATGTCATCAGAAGTTCAAATGAAGTTCTAGACAAAGAAAGTGCTATTTCATGCCTTCCCCCACAAAAACCTTTAGCACAAGCGCAGTGCAATAAGTTTGGCTTGTGCAGTAGTAATGACATGTTGGAAAAGCAATACAGAGATCCTAGTCTACATAGATCACCAAAAGATGCCAAAGTAGGGATAGCTTATCGCTTTGAAAGAAGCCCCTTGAGCAATGCACAGCAGATGACCGTCTCTCCACAAAACAGTGTAGATGGACAAACTGACCCCAATCTAGTGAGCTATTTTCCACCAGAGGATACAAGAACCTCTTCCACCACTTTACTCCCCATGTCAGCACATGTGCAAGAGATTCGAGCAATTAGTAGCAATATGTATGGATCTAAGGAATTCCGCCCAAGTGCTAAATCAGAACGCTCTGAAATAAGCTTCCCGATCAATAGGCAACAGGAGAAACAGTATTGGGTCCGCTACGAAAGATCCGCAAGCACTCCAAAAAACTTAGAGTCGGATACCTATGTTATAAGAACATCAAGCTCTCAGAAACAAGTGTTTTCCCCACCTCCTGAGAGACGGAAAGAAAAACGCCAAAAACGACGTCACACCGTGGGCGGAACGGACGACTTGGAACACTTTAAGGCCCTGATGACCGTGGTTCACCCGCGGAGCAGTAGCGGCAGTGGGTCTCAGAAGGTGTCCGCCTGGGATCAACTCCAGCCCGCGGTCAAAGACATGCCGCAGGGATCTGCCCGGTCCCTGTTGTCCTGGCTACAGAACGAGAGGCTTCGGGGAAGCACACCTGATCTCTCAGGGGATCAAGAATTGAGGCCaaagtttttttaa